TGCGTTCAGGGAATGTAGATGTTTAGAAAAGTCtagatagaataaaaaataaaataagaaaaagttGTCTTGTCACCTTCCCCTAGCGGCCTAACCCATATACTCAGCACTGGCAGCAAGTGGTATACTTAATCTAACTCAAGGAAAAAGGGAAAGGTAAATACAATTGGGCGCGCTAGAGAGTTTCCCCCGCAGTTATAAGGTTTAGGTTGAAGTCATGTAAAACTTGTCTAAAGGCTTATGCGTTCAGGGATCGTAGATATTAAGAAAAgctaaaaagaataaaaaaaaggtgcaattcttcactagcaccgaaaAAATGGAATAGAGACAAGTTGTCTTAGGTTTTGCTTCTGTAAAGATGTGATTTGGTAAAAGATAACATAGTTACTACAAGTAGTAGTATAAGGAACCAGAAGTTTAGAGATTTTATAATTAGCCTACTATTGCTGTAAGTGCTGATTCGTTTTGTTGGAGAAATAGTTTAGTGCTTGTCGAGTTATAAACAGATTTGCACCAAGCTAAAGATATATAAGTCTAAGGTTTATTGAATTAATTATTTGTACTTTAATATTCACAACTAGGTAAATGCCTGtatgtttgtgttgtttggtTAAGACCCCCAAAGCTGGTTTACAATTTccagattattttatttatctctttaaaaacCACAGATCATGTCATTTAACGAACGAAGGGAAGCAACACGATATAATGTCTGCCATTTAAGCCAGTCTAAACTAAGGCTGAGGGCGTACAAAAGAAGAACTGAGTAATCTATTAaccaacaatttatttaaatacctaGTTAACCAAGTAGCAAtgtgaatttaatttaaaaacagatcCGCTGACGCTACAAAATGGCGGCAGTTGGCACGAAAACGAtgtcaacaacaacaatagcCGACATAAACCTGATTTTTGTCAGATTCAACATCTTCCAGCACCTACGTGGGCTGAGAATGAGATAAAATATACGACTCCAAGTACGTATGGGATTACTACGTATTTAACGATTCTGCTTTCAtcattaagtttaaataaacgcaATTCCCTATCTGAATGTGTATGTTCAGAGGATGCGAAAAtccacttttttgttttaaatataataaggtggggaaagatgggacacctttagcacataatatcaaactatcctgaccgtgttttaaacaattaacaacggtctatcggagtcgtgaggatatagtttcgtaattatttgaatgttctttgttaactactaaatgggtcgggaaaatcgagttaaaaggtgtcccatcttcccccacactactgtataATGTAAAACTTAAGCTTCAAATCATTGCGACATTATGCCAGCTTATAAGAGACTAACTGTAttactgaaatatataaacagatAACAGGAGGAAAGTTGACGACAACAATGATGAAGGATATTTCAGTAACAATGTGAGCCCCTTGAGCATACCTGATGGAGAAATAGTAAAACCCGTTGATTTACCCAGATTGAAAGAATACCAAGGTAACGAAGGTAAATAAATATGGTAAAAcgtaaaaattaacaacgtgTTAACTACTGTACCGGTGTCGGGTAAAATTTGGTCCGACCTTACTGTACGCGTAGTAGCATTGGCTCGCATGGCCAAAACTACCCGGACCGATTTTTACTCTAATTGTTTTACTGTGGTATTAATACGAAAAGcgattctgtaaatacttttaGTAAACATAAGAATAACCTATTTGTTTACGATTTTGGATTTTTatcatatataattttaaaggaAATGAATGGAAAATTTCCGGAGGTTTATTGCTTCGTCACTGGACCCGAGACGAGCCCGAGACGTGTAACCAGGTTAGTGTAGTTATATAGtatgatgggggaagatgggacacctttttattttattttttgtcctatttgttaataaaattgtttaaaaacacgatcagaatatttttataaatatatttgtttaagtatATAGATAAAAGTCTGACTTGTATTTCTATTAACAAGCATCACAATTAGATCCTTTAAACTTACGCATTTTCACTGATGTGGAATAAAACCCccaaattgttttattttaaaatgttcaattCATATTGTTTGAATTTAACAATAACTGCAACAACCTGATTTTAGCAGATCAAAGATTTttcaaaagttgaaaattatatatgatatataatatataatttttatatatcatacaattttattaacaaataggAGGTTTTATTCCACATCAGAATAAAACCTCCACATTTTACCCGACAAATAGATCTTTCAAACTTACGCCTGCACATTTTACCCGACAAGTTAGATCTTTCAAACTTACGCCTGTGGGATTTTAACccttaaattgttttatttattattttttttataataatcgAATTCAATCCAACAGCAGCATATAgcgtttgaatttaaattcgctttataacaaattcacaataacttttaatatgtaaactgcataattttttaattattatgttaAACAACCAGCttggtttaataataattaaacgaAAGATCTGTCgtttcagttaaaaaaacttgtccGCGATTATGCCGGTCTAAGAAGTTGTAACCTCATCATATCACTATTCGCCGCTTATTCTCAAGGTAACTTTTTAAGGGCTAAATCCAGAGTCTCATGTTGGCCCGTTTTGCAGTACGGCCTCACCCATACAACATAATTAGCAACCATGCGCAATTAGCTTGTTACGTAACTGATATGCCTTCCACACAATAAATATCGATAGAATTGTCAAaggaatttttaacaaataaataacaagaTATTCGGcatctatatattttaatgaaaaaaattgccTTATTAAACAAAGGAATGGATTATTGAACACGTTATtgaacacgttagtggtcatatagatcctttttcgtcgaacagttgttcttggctttgttgttgttgttgctgatagggtgattattttccgcacttatcctaattctagcatttttctttaatctcttgattgaaatcaaatcgtaatatatatttataatttttagactgaattttcagatttaaaaccgcacgatgagcgattaattaacgattactttcctcatgcactttacatagcggaaacactgtctggagttTGGCGAGGAACGACGTGTTATataagataagaaatccacacaacgattcacgactcaatcaaactattagcatttaagtgggg
The genomic region above belongs to Ciona intestinalis unplaced genomic scaffold, KH HT000370.1, whole genome shotgun sequence and contains:
- the LOC104265683 gene encoding uncharacterized protein LOC104265683 — encoded protein: MSSLEYTEAPLAWWSKHPLTLQNGGSWHENDVNNNNSRHKPDFCQIQHLPAPTWAENEIKYTTPNNRRKVDDNNDEGYFSNNVSPLSIPDGEIVKPVDLPRLKEYQGNEGNEWKISGGLLLRHWTRDEPETCNQQIKDFSKVENYI